A DNA window from Synchiropus splendidus isolate RoL2022-P1 chromosome 2, RoL_Sspl_1.0, whole genome shotgun sequence contains the following coding sequences:
- the LOC128753482 gene encoding beta-2-glycoprotein 1-like translates to MTALKLALLLISQVALYGSVTSKKVCGRPPITDGIDEVRLKRVYEVGEEVTLTCEQGYLPSTTTPRRITCTGTGDWTASDLLCTPKMCAIPRPLQPLAMGRTEAPFKSILNFTCDDGYVMQGANESHCQHDGTWSHTPPLCKAVNCPLPAPPRDGKITHDKTVTGSHTIYGQSWTYECNPPKAPSFERGSCRADGTVPEPPVCREVSCPIPTNIPNGFITFAVMRTHSYKETVKYGCNENYVLDGEAERLCTNTGNWSAPPVCRAPCKVNIKRGRIFYNSKKLWIADLKPNRVLHGEHVVFYCMNKEDRCGYPVASTCQDGTLPIPQCFEEPGKVEYTLRPKSLPSEIAMCQSTAV, encoded by the exons ATGACAGCGTTGAAACTGGCTTTGCTGCTCATAAGCCAAGTGGCTTTGTACGGGAGCGTGACATCCAAGAAAG tGTGTGGTCGCCCTCCTATCACAGATGGCATCGATGAGGTGAGACTGAAGCGAGTGTATGAGGTCGGGGAGGAGGTGACCCTCACATGTGAACAGGGGTACCTCCCCTCCACCACAACACCTCGGAGGATCACTTGCACCGGCACAGGAGACTGGACAGCATCAGATCTGCTCTGCACAC CAAAAATGTGTGCCATCCCTCGACCCCTGCAGCCCTTAGCAATGGGGAGGACGGAAGCCCCCTTCAAGAGCATTCTCAATTTCACCTGTGATGACGG ATATGTAATGCAAGGAGCCAATGAAAGTCATTGCCAACATGATGGAACTTGGAGTCACACCCCGCCGCTCTGCAAAG CGGTGAACTGTCCGCTGCCGGCGCCCCCAAGAGACGGAAAAATAACCCATGACAAGACAGTCACCGGAAGCCACACTATTTATGGGCAAAGCTGGACGTACGAATGCAACCCACCAAAGGCCCCGAGCTTCGAAAGAGGATCCTGCAGGGCCGATGGAACTGTACCTGAGCCTCCAGTCTGCCGAG AGGTGAGCTGTCCAATCCCAACAAACATTCCAAATGGATTCATTACCTTTGCGGTGATGAGAACGCACAGCTACAAGGAGACGGTGAAGTATGGCTGCAACGAGAACTACGTTCTGGATGGGGAGGCTGAAAGGTTGTGCACAAACACAGGAAATTGGTCTGCTCCACCGGTCTGCAGAG CACCCTGCAAGGTCAACATCAAACGTGGTCGGATTTTCTACAACTCTAAGAAGCTCTGGATCGCAGACTTGAAACCCAACAGAGTTCTTCATGGGGAACATGTGGTCTTCTACTGCATGAACAAAGAAGACAGGTGTGGCTATCCTGTGGCCAGCACATGCCAAGATGGGACTCTGCCCATCCCACAATGCTTTGAAG aaccTGGAAAAGTGGAGTACACCCTGAGACCTAAATCCCTTCCATCAGAGATTGCGATGTGTCAGTCGACCGCCGTATAA